The following are from one region of the Ptychodera flava strain L36383 chromosome 15, AS_Pfla_20210202, whole genome shotgun sequence genome:
- the LOC139151583 gene encoding uncharacterized protein produces the protein MLVVYALLICGLLYSFSGNAFEHDQCVIIDSNSSLCLDLFFDYWGGSSFNGSADPISHQWVKFLDVVYDYDDEDLSTCYIREAKDTFDDGYWTRHGYSTCTVDEVKTFNQWWENTCQDECGLDNNCRRYGFYFDQHLWNNCSWDYSTGRPGYTITLP, from the exons ATGTTGGTAGTCTACGCACTTCTCATATGCGGCTTGCTGTACAGTTTCAGCG GAAATGCCTTTGAACATGACCAGTGTGTTATCATTGATTCAAACTCCAGCTTGTGTTTAGACCTGTTCTTTGATTACTGGGGAGGCAGCTCATTTAACGGATCAGCTGATCCAATCAGTCACCAGTGGGTCAAGTTCCTGGATGTAGTCTACGATTACGATGATGAAGATCTATCCACTTGCTACATCA GAGAAGCAAAAGACACATTTGATGATGGGTATTGGACCAGACATGGCTATTCAACCTGCACTGTTGATGAAGTGAAAACTTTCAACCAGTGGTGGGAGAATACTTGTCAAGATGAATGTGGGTTGGACAACAACTGCCGGAGATATGGGTTTTATTTTGACCAACACCTGTGGAACAACTGCTCATGGGACTACAGCACGGGCAGACCAGGGTACACCATAACTCTCCCTTAA